Proteins from a single region of Hordeum vulgare subsp. vulgare chromosome 6H, MorexV3_pseudomolecules_assembly, whole genome shotgun sequence:
- the LOC123401757 gene encoding ferredoxin-thioredoxin reductase, variable chain-like, with product MATTAAAMAPPSTSASASSVLLLRRLPSPASAAPRRCRLGPPPRLRTARPRVSLTSDVSSSSDVAEEEAEHAPKVGRRVRVTAPLRVYHVVKAPDLDIQGMEGVIKQYVGVWKGKRITANFPFKVEFQLTVDTQPKPVKLFVHLREDEFEYIDDE from the coding sequence ATGGCAACGACCGCCGCGGCCATGGCGCCTCCCTccacctccgcctccgcctcctcggtcctcctcctccgccgcctcccttCCCCGGCCTCCGCTGCCCCCCGCCGCTGCCGCCTCGGCCCGCCGCCGCGCCTCCGCACCGCCCGCCCGCGGGTCTCCCTCACCAGCGACGTCTCCTCCTCGTCCGACGTGGCCGAGGAGGAGGCCGAGCACGCGCCCAAGGTCGGCAGGCGCGTGCGCGTCACGGCGCCCCTCCGCGTCTACCACGTCGTCAAGGCGCCCGACCTGGACATCCAGGGCATGGAGGGCGTCATCAAGCAGTACGTCGGCGTCTGGAAGGGCAAGCGCATCACCGCCAACTTCCCCTTCAAGGTCGAGTTCCAGCTCACCGTCGACACCCAGCCCAAGCCGGTCAAGCTCTTCGTCCACCTACGCGAGGACGAGTTCGAGTACATCGACGACGAATGA
- the LOC123401755 gene encoding uncharacterized protein LOC123401755 translates to MKGARASRPCPDPRHRRSPAPPTSWERRCASPGLPATAATALGTLWMVRHRWNQPATFNVPPGAGSERERVDSPVLTTSDTAPARLQPLQSSPRCPVPQACRDVRIVRLRRFADFTELFFFQAGSQLQVQVKVT, encoded by the exons ATGAAGGGCGCCCGTGCAAGCCGCCCTTGCCCGGATCCGCGCCACCGCCGGAGCCCCGCGCCTCCAACCTCCTGGGAGCGCCGGTGTGCCTCGCCGGGACTACCTG caacagcagcaacagccctAGGGACGCTATGGATGGTTCGTCACCGTTGGAACCAGCCGGCCACCTTCAACGTGCCGCCAGGTGCCGGATCTGAACGGGAACGAGTCGATTCACCCGTTCTCACGACCTCCGACACAGCCCCAGCTCGCCTCCAGCCGCTGCAATCCTCGCCCCGCTGCCC agttccgcaagcgtgtcgggatGTGAGGattgttcgactacgtcggttcgctgacttcaccgagttgttcttcttccaagcgggatcccag ttgcaggtacaggtaaaggttacttga
- the LOC123401756 gene encoding vacuolar-sorting protein BRO1-like, producing MSRPLPPMLSVPEKKTAAAELFRDRHFFNSPVFTDLRDARASLSAPNPQTQPPSSSRALLLRYHRLLSSARDDPCAFDDNLAFTWHDAFRPNLKHTSASLRFEKAAVVFNVGAASSRIAAAVDRAAEGGVKEACGEFQRAAGAFRAVGQMMEGEEGTVDMSPEAAAMLERLMLAQAQECCFERALAAGTSPAACSKVARQAALYYEEAYGALVIPPLQNHIERSWLSHIQLKAAQLNAEACYRYAIELHEKMEIGEEIARLQFGINAVVDAKRTARGAPASLYDSVSRLEQEMNQNLEKVVNENNRIYLMRVPAAKLLSPLPSASLVRSASKSEVLDAKTETGLQSS from the exons ATGTCGCGGCCGCTCCCCCCGATGCTCTCCGTCCCGGAGAAGAAGACGGCCGCCGCCGAGCTCTTTCGCGACCGCCACTTCTTCAACTCCCCCGTCTTCACCGATCTGCGCGACGCCCGCGCCTCCCTCTCTGCCCCAAACCCCCAAACCCAGCCCCCCTCCTccagccgcgccctcctcctccgctACCACCGCCTCCTCTCCTCCGCGCGCGACGACCCCTGCGCCTTCGACGACAACCTAGCCTTCACCTGGCACGATGCCTTCAGGCCCAACCTCAAGCACACCTCCGCGTCCCTCCGGTTCGAGAAGGCCGCCGTCGTGTTCAACGTCGGGGCGGCCTCCTCGAGGATCGCGGCGGCCGTGGACCGGGCGGCGGAGGGAGGGGTCAAGGAGGCGTGCGGGGAGTTCCAGCGCGCCGCGGGGGCGTTCCGTGCGGTGGGGCAGAtgatggagggggaggaggggacggTGGATATGAGCCCGGAGGCCGCGGCGATGCTGGAGAGGCTCATGCTCGCGCAGGCGCAGGAGTGCTGCTTCGAGCGCGCTCTCGCGGCAGGAACGTCACCTGCGGCGTGCTCCAAGGTGGCCAGGCAG GCTGCCTTGTACTATGAAGAAGCGTATGGTGCACTGGTTATCCCTCCACTGCAGAATCACATTGAAAGATCATGGTTGTCTCACATCCAGTTGAAGGCTGCTCAATTAAATGCAGAAGCTTGCTATCGGTATGCCATTGAATTGCATGAGAAGATGGAAATTGGCGAGGAGATAGCGCGGCTGCAGTTTGGGATTAATGCAGTTGTTGATGCCAAGAGAACTGCCAGGGGAGCCCCTGCTTCCCTTTATGATTCTGTTTCCAGGCTAGAACAAGAGATGAACCAGAACTTGGAGAAGGTAGTGAATGAGAACAACCGCATCTATCTTATGAGAGTTCCAGCAGCCAAATTGTTGTCTCCCTTGCCATCAGCTTCGCTTGTCCGGTCGGCTTCCAAGAGTGAGGTCTtggatgcaaaaacagaaactggccttCAGTCGTCATAA